The Staphylothermus marinus F1 genome has a segment encoding these proteins:
- the hypD gene encoding hydrogenase formation protein HypD, with product MSIEKKIKELYEKNSISKDIITKITGKAHVLKKKGYDTIKIMNFCGTHEWTITHYGIRSLMPDNIELIAGPGCPVCITPGHYVDLLIDLSMEGYTILSYGDSYKLPGTRLRGIRSLFDARIHGGDTRIVYSFLDAILIARRNPSRKHVFFAVGFETTMPSTAVPLYNKVVPENLLILSAYRLTPPIMKYLLEEKPEAVIHGVIAPGHVSAVIGSNSWKFLPEKYNIPTVVAGFEPIDVLLAIYYILDMMDKNEPKLINEYTRVVKPEGNVFAKKVMSKVYEVRDAYWRGIGVVPKSGGYHSRDYLKHDLYYNLGIEDKPIKDILPGCKCPEVTLGISKPTDCPLFMKTCTPSNPYGPCMVSSEGTCRIWAENLPLKIKT from the coding sequence ATGAGTATCGAAAAGAAAATTAAAGAACTATATGAGAAAAACTCTATATCAAAAGATATTATCACTAAAATAACTGGTAAAGCCCACGTTTTAAAGAAGAAGGGATACGATACTATTAAAATAATGAATTTCTGTGGAACACATGAATGGACTATTACACACTACGGTATAAGATCCCTTATGCCAGATAATATAGAGCTAATAGCTGGGCCAGGATGCCCTGTATGCATAACTCCCGGCCACTACGTAGATTTACTAATAGATCTATCTATGGAAGGATACACTATACTAAGCTATGGAGACTCCTATAAACTACCGGGCACTAGACTAAGAGGTATTAGAAGCTTATTTGATGCAAGAATACATGGGGGAGACACACGTATTGTTTATAGCTTCTTAGATGCTATTCTAATAGCTCGCAGAAATCCTTCAAGAAAACATGTTTTCTTCGCAGTAGGCTTCGAAACAACCATGCCTTCAACCGCTGTCCCACTATATAATAAGGTAGTGCCTGAGAACCTGCTTATATTATCTGCTTATAGATTGACACCTCCCATCATGAAGTATTTGCTTGAGGAGAAGCCGGAAGCAGTTATTCATGGAGTAATAGCTCCCGGGCATGTATCAGCAGTTATAGGATCTAATAGTTGGAAGTTTCTACCCGAGAAATACAACATACCAACAGTCGTTGCAGGTTTTGAACCTATAGACGTATTGCTTGCAATATACTATATACTAGATATGATGGATAAAAACGAGCCTAAACTAATAAATGAATACACAAGAGTCGTGAAGCCTGAAGGTAACGTCTTTGCTAAGAAAGTGATGAGCAAAGTATATGAGGTAAGAGATGCTTATTGGAGAGGTATTGGTGTTGTTCCTAAAAGCGGCGGATATCATTCAAGAGACTATTTAAAACATGATCTATACTATAATCTGGGAATAGAAGACAAACCAATAAAAGATATATTACCGGGTTGTAAATGTCCAGAGGTAACGCTTGGTATATCGAAACCCACAGATTGCCCATTGTTCATGAAAACATGTACACCAAGTAATCCATATGGGCCATGCATGGTTAGTAGTGAGGGAACTTGTAGAATATGGGCAGAAAATCTGCCTTTAAAAATAAAGACCTAG
- a CDS encoding DUF211 domain-containing protein → MIKRLVLDVLIPIKGPSIVDIAENLSRVKGVNAVNITVKEVDVETQNIIVVIEGENIDFGETRVLIEELGGVIHSVDQVVAGKKIVEVPREIYEEL, encoded by the coding sequence TTGATTAAGAGACTGGTATTGGATGTATTAATACCTATTAAAGGGCCTTCAATAGTTGATATTGCAGAAAACTTATCAAGAGTTAAAGGTGTAAACGCAGTTAATATTACTGTGAAAGAAGTAGATGTTGAAACACAAAACATTATAGTGGTCATAGAGGGAGAAAACATAGATTTTGGCGAAACCAGAGTCTTGATTGAAGAGCTTGGTGGAGTTATTCATAGTGTTGATCAAGTCGTTGCAGGTAAAAAAATAGTTGAAGTTCCGCGTGAGATATACGAGGAACTATGA
- a CDS encoding DUF47 domain-containing protein, whose product MTEWGWLGGRRLQDIITKSLEHIKTVHSAVLKLNELINSLINDDVDHATKIYSEIVTAERNADSIKREILYSLKGVFIHPLDREDLLRLILTADDIAAYVKATGRRLISLYSTGYKIPREVLELMNDIINKTVLASKSLLDSVLALGTDPSKSIELTHSVENYEEEIDEIRMKALEKIYMQCKENLTMECILLKDVIEDLEAISDKCEDTSDVVRLIAISS is encoded by the coding sequence ATGACTGAGTGGGGCTGGTTAGGTGGAAGAAGGCTTCAAGATATTATTACGAAAAGCTTAGAACACATTAAAACAGTTCATTCAGCTGTTTTAAAGCTGAACGAACTCATAAATAGCTTGATAAACGATGATGTAGATCATGCTACTAAAATATATAGTGAAATAGTAACAGCAGAGCGAAACGCAGATTCGATTAAACGTGAGATTCTTTATAGTTTGAAAGGCGTCTTTATTCATCCGTTAGATAGGGAAGATCTACTAAGACTTATACTTACTGCAGATGATATTGCAGCATATGTTAAGGCGACCGGACGCAGATTAATAAGCTTATATAGTACAGGTTACAAAATACCCCGAGAAGTACTTGAGTTAATGAATGATATCATTAATAAAACAGTTCTAGCATCTAAGTCTTTACTTGATAGTGTATTGGCTCTAGGAACTGATCCTTCTAAGTCCATAGAATTAACACATAGTGTTGAAAATTACGAGGAGGAAATAGATGAGATTAGAATGAAAGCATTAGAGAAAATATATATGCAATGCAAGGAGAATTTAACGATGGAATGCATACTTCTTAAAGATGTTATAGAGGACCTAGAGGCAATAAGTGATAAATGTGAAGATACAAGTGATGTTGTAAGATTAATAGCGATATCAAGTTGA
- a CDS encoding ABC transporter ATP-binding protein, whose translation MTRHSDPLVVVEDLEKIYSGKTHALKGISFKIYPGEIFGLIGPNGAGKTTTLRIIATILSPTRGDALVDGYSVSKNPGEVRKRISYLPEEAGAYKYLKGYEFLEFIAGFFAKNREERDNMVKEAVKISGLGNKIHDKIKTYSKGMLRRLLIAKTLMIKPKLAILDEPTSGLDVINAMRVRKIIKNYSREYGVTVLLSSHNMLEVEFLCDRVAIIHEGRIIAKGSPVELKTKYEALNLEEVFMKIIGEE comes from the coding sequence GTGACAAGACATAGTGATCCACTGGTTGTAGTTGAGGATCTTGAGAAAATATATTCTGGTAAAACACACGCATTAAAAGGTATTAGCTTCAAAATATATCCAGGTGAAATATTTGGTTTAATTGGGCCAAACGGTGCTGGTAAGACAACAACGCTTAGAATAATTGCAACAATTCTCTCCCCTACTAGAGGGGATGCATTAGTTGATGGTTATAGTGTTTCTAAGAATCCTGGCGAGGTCCGAAAAAGAATATCATATTTACCTGAAGAAGCTGGCGCATATAAGTATTTGAAGGGTTATGAGTTTCTTGAATTTATAGCTGGTTTCTTTGCTAAGAATAGAGAAGAAAGAGATAACATGGTTAAAGAAGCAGTTAAGATTAGTGGCTTAGGCAATAAAATCCATGATAAAATCAAAACTTATAGTAAAGGAATGCTTCGAAGATTATTAATAGCTAAGACGCTTATGATTAAGCCTAAACTGGCAATACTAGATGAACCTACTAGTGGACTAGATGTTATTAATGCCATGCGTGTCCGTAAAATAATTAAGAACTATTCTAGAGAATACGGTGTTACAGTTCTACTTAGTAGCCATAATATGTTAGAAGTAGAATTTCTATGTGATAGAGTAGCAATTATTCATGAAGGCAGAATAATAGCTAAGGGATCACCTGTAGAGCTAAAAACAAAATACGAAGCATTAAATCTCGAAGAAGTATTTATGAAAATTATTGGTGAAGAGTAA
- a CDS encoding universal stress protein: MLNIKKILIPAIKNEIISFATEYGITLFPDAVYHLVSVIPSMKRRSLYTRLYVGSFRKIAEDAFQDIEIVLNKHDCTAIKKAILKGNPVKEIRKYVKQYKIDLVIITSSATPTPPPKLIGSTATKIIGSLEIPILIITPYSYVNRDKLEKNKNGIGVLCRDPALINKALGYAYYIIKKHGFKHRLRIILPHTKDRIVDQEILRRLSNMGLKVDLTLIRSDNLDIFVEKALKEAQDLYLLITMRGWRRIAKIPFLMGGLSRYERLLIGLSPIPILLV; the protein is encoded by the coding sequence ATGTTAAATATAAAAAAAATTCTTATACCAGCCATTAAGAATGAAATAATATCCTTTGCTACCGAATACGGTATAACATTATTTCCCGATGCGGTATATCATCTTGTATCAGTTATTCCAAGCATGAAGAGGAGATCACTATACACTCGTCTCTACGTGGGATCGTTTAGAAAGATCGCTGAAGATGCTTTTCAAGACATAGAGATAGTTTTGAATAAACATGATTGTACAGCTATTAAAAAAGCAATATTGAAAGGTAACCCCGTCAAGGAAATCAGGAAATACGTTAAACAATATAAAATAGATTTAGTAATAATTACATCATCGGCTACTCCTACCCCGCCCCCAAAACTAATAGGATCTACAGCAACAAAAATTATAGGTTCCTTAGAGATCCCCATCCTTATTATTACTCCATACTCCTATGTTAATAGAGATAAATTAGAGAAAAACAAGAATGGTATTGGTGTTTTATGTAGGGATCCTGCACTGATCAATAAAGCGCTAGGGTATGCTTACTATATAATTAAAAAACATGGTTTTAAACATAGACTAAGAATAATTCTGCCACACACTAAGGATCGCATAGTGGATCAAGAAATACTTCGGAGACTTTCAAATATGGGTTTAAAAGTTGACTTAACACTTATTAGATCCGATAATTTAGATATCTTTGTTGAGAAAGCATTAAAGGAAGCTCAAGATTTGTATTTATTGATTACAATGCGTGGTTGGAGAAGAATTGCAAAGATACCTTTTCTAATGGGAGGGCTTTCAAGATATGAAAGATTATTAATTGGATTGTCACCTATACCCATACTTCTCGTATAA
- a CDS encoding ribbon-helix-helix domain-containing protein — protein MERLEFDERLQENGKDNYIVLDLKPHSRVVSFKIEENTISRFDKYIRQLGFRSRSLAIKQLIYAFIEAMEKRFNRNSKNFTIDDNKDALLTINGLILGIVIKENKNNKE, from the coding sequence GTGGAACGCCTAGAATTTGATGAACGCCTACAAGAAAATGGCAAGGATAACTATATAGTACTAGATTTGAAGCCTCACAGCAGGGTTGTAAGTTTTAAAATTGAAGAGAATACTATTTCGAGATTTGATAAATATATTAGACAACTCGGTTTTAGGAGTAGAAGCCTTGCTATTAAACAATTAATATATGCTTTTATAGAAGCAATGGAGAAGCGCTTCAATAGAAATAGCAAGAATTTTACTATAGATGATAATAAAGATGCTTTATTAACGATTAATGGACTTATTCTCGGCATTGTTATAAAAGAAAATAAAAATAATAAAGAATAA
- a CDS encoding 50S ribosomal protein L13e translates to MSKEIQPPEPIVRKPMLRKHGGLSPGLRVGRGFSKKELEAVGLDLKTAKKLGLRIDKRRRTIHEWNVQALRDYLTKIGYIAKNENK, encoded by the coding sequence ATGAGCAAAGAAATTCAACCTCCCGAGCCTATAGTAAGGAAACCCATGCTTAGAAAACATGGAGGTTTAAGCCCCGGTCTACGCGTAGGCAGAGGATTTAGTAAGAAAGAACTAGAAGCAGTTGGTTTAGATCTGAAAACCGCAAAGAAACTAGGTCTACGAATAGATAAACGCAGAAGAACCATACATGAATGGAATGTTCAAGCATTAAGAGATTATTTAACAAAGATCGGGTATATAGCTAAAAATGAGAATAAATGA
- a CDS encoding YfcE family phosphodiesterase produces MAVILVIGDTHIPDRADKIPDKLLNIIEYGRPWDIVVFTGDFVGENIYRWFLGLGKKSYPVRGNMDYLPLPKTQIFKINDITIGVHHGDGVYPRGDIRGLTRIANRLGADMLFTGHTHSPFIKHGITKNILLINPGSLTGVWGGGGGSMKPSMMIIELFDNSLRIEHYELSIDHTKLSMRQIIVKKKNGEWIL; encoded by the coding sequence ATGGCAGTAATCCTGGTTATTGGAGACACGCATATACCTGACAGAGCTGATAAAATACCTGATAAGCTACTGAATATAATTGAATATGGTAGACCTTGGGATATAGTAGTTTTCACTGGGGATTTCGTAGGAGAGAATATTTATAGATGGTTTCTAGGTCTTGGAAAAAAGAGTTATCCTGTGAGAGGAAACATGGATTATTTACCGTTGCCTAAAACACAAATATTTAAAATTAATGATATCACTATAGGTGTGCATCACGGTGACGGCGTTTATCCTAGAGGAGATATTCGAGGATTAACTAGAATAGCAAATCGGTTAGGAGCAGACATGTTATTTACGGGCCATACACATTCACCGTTTATCAAACATGGTATAACCAAGAATATATTGCTAATTAATCCAGGATCCTTAACTGGCGTTTGGGGCGGCGGAGGAGGGTCGATGAAGCCAAGTATGATGATAATTGAGTTATTCGATAATAGTTTAAGGATTGAACACTATGAGTTATCAATAGATCATACAAAGTTATCAATGAGACAGATAATAGTGAAGAAAAAGAATGGGGAATGGATACTATAA
- a CDS encoding serine/threonine protein kinase, with amino-acid sequence MSAKRGFIEVVEEFFKQTKILYIDNNPFIYKQYSKEPGLVKWFFIKATNLFVKAYPFVLEPQSRMLRETSFMEDESKLVQTPHIIVKDWVSVSIIREYINGIHFDPYFDEKEYFRIGKEMALIHNSGYVMGDTKYTNFLKTNNKFYVVDAEQAIRSNSYSYMFWDIFVFITTIIYKIMADNPFRGKDLVRERISSFLNGYISAIEHDYYSILSNIDKFNYKTIIFVLLPYPYYTIFNNMIKQLIHN; translated from the coding sequence TTGAGTGCTAAGCGTGGATTTATTGAAGTTGTAGAGGAGTTTTTTAAGCAGACAAAGATCTTGTACATTGATAATAATCCATTCATATACAAGCAATACTCTAAAGAACCCGGGCTTGTAAAATGGTTTTTTATTAAGGCAACTAATTTATTTGTTAAAGCTTATCCTTTCGTCTTAGAGCCTCAAAGCCGTATGCTTAGAGAGACAAGTTTTATGGAAGATGAATCTAAACTTGTACAGACTCCTCATATAATAGTTAAGGACTGGGTCTCTGTAAGCATTATTAGAGAGTATATTAATGGTATACATTTCGATCCATATTTTGACGAGAAAGAATATTTTAGAATAGGAAAAGAAATGGCTTTGATTCATAATTCAGGATATGTTATGGGTGACACAAAGTATACTAATTTTCTGAAAACAAATAATAAATTCTATGTAGTCGATGCCGAACAAGCTATTAGATCAAATTCGTATAGTTATATGTTTTGGGATATATTTGTCTTCATAACAACAATAATTTATAAAATAATGGCCGATAATCCTTTTAGAGGTAAAGATCTTGTTCGTGAAAGAATAAGTAGCTTTCTTAACGGATACATTTCGGCGATCGAACATGATTACTACTCTATTTTGAGTAATATAGATAAGTTTAATTATAAAACAATCATATTCGTTCTATTACCTTATCCATATTATACAATATTTAATAATATGATAAAACAATTAATCCATAACTAA
- a CDS encoding helix-turn-helix domain-containing protein gives MSEEEFCSIYDIRFLMKRGITLSPPLWRTLKAVLELKKTTAEDLSKKTGRPRTIESRYLAELNRLGIVARKRISRKVYYIEPITAVKEALQEFGPDMPVEQLAHQISLPADIARIIIQKIKEGKL, from the coding sequence ATGTCTGAAGAGGAGTTTTGTAGCATATACGATATAAGGTTCTTGATGAAAAGAGGAATTACTCTATCACCACCCTTGTGGAGAACACTGAAAGCAGTATTAGAATTAAAGAAGACTACGGCTGAAGATCTATCTAAAAAGACCGGCAGACCGAGAACGATAGAATCAAGGTATCTCGCAGAACTAAATAGACTCGGCATAGTAGCTCGTAAAAGGATTAGTAGAAAAGTATACTATATTGAACCCATAACCGCAGTCAAAGAAGCATTACAAGAATTTGGCCCAGATATGCCTGTTGAACAACTGGCTCATCAAATAAGTTTGCCGGCCGATATCGCCCGAATCATTATCCAAAAGATCAAGGAAGGCAAGTTATGA
- a CDS encoding ABC transporter permease, with translation MSGFKLVLIKELKSLIRDPKLLIAMLIVPLIITGTMYYIIVSFTQQAVKEAAKPGGLVIIVDEDKGFWARNFTSFLSQRRYSIVYGDSIMHALRLYDNLNPIGIVVIPPGFSQNITQGRISYLGVILKIKSISITSISTTSKIFNIIREYSINISSTILAQKNINPAYALSPIISVTNVYIKGKAVHTTDINDIMGTLLMMNIFIPIIVLFLAGIVAQLSATSIAVEKEEKMLETLLSLPMNRLSFIVAKITASTIAGLLGAFIYGGLMIWYFSSLASIGGGSQGTSQLGNIINVLSSIYGSENIVLLILGLVSIVLFVLGLGVLLALFVEDVRSAQIASSYIILPLFFVMFIGLFLDISSYTHMSRMLLALIPIVNIGLMPSYIFIDDQVSIYIAIISSFIYAFLIMYIDSRLVNTEKIFTIKLFRRRR, from the coding sequence ATGAGCGGATTTAAGCTAGTTCTTATTAAAGAACTAAAGAGTCTAATCAGAGATCCTAAACTATTAATAGCCATGCTTATAGTGCCTCTCATAATTACTGGGACAATGTACTATATTATTGTCTCTTTTACACAGCAAGCCGTAAAAGAAGCAGCGAAGCCCGGCGGCTTAGTAATTATAGTTGATGAAGACAAGGGTTTTTGGGCGAGAAACTTTACTAGTTTCCTATCACAGAGAAGATATAGCATAGTATATGGTGATTCAATAATGCATGCATTAAGATTATATGATAACCTCAATCCTATTGGAATAGTAGTGATACCTCCTGGTTTCTCACAGAATATAACACAAGGAAGGATCTCGTATTTAGGGGTTATTTTGAAGATAAAATCTATAAGTATAACAAGTATTAGCACTACAAGTAAAATCTTCAATATTATAAGAGAATACTCTATAAATATTTCATCAACCATTCTAGCTCAGAAAAACATAAATCCTGCATACGCGTTGTCGCCGATAATAAGTGTTACGAACGTTTATATTAAAGGGAAAGCCGTACATACAACGGATATTAATGATATTATGGGGACATTGCTTATGATGAATATTTTTATTCCAATAATAGTATTGTTCCTTGCAGGGATCGTAGCTCAATTATCTGCTACAAGTATAGCAGTTGAAAAAGAAGAGAAAATGCTTGAAACACTCTTATCATTACCCATGAATAGATTATCATTTATTGTTGCAAAAATAACTGCTTCAACCATTGCTGGTTTATTAGGTGCTTTTATTTATGGTGGGCTCATGATATGGTATTTTTCATCATTAGCATCTATTGGGGGAGGTTCGCAGGGGACTAGTCAGTTAGGTAATATTATTAATGTATTATCAAGTATTTACGGTTCGGAAAATATTGTATTATTGATTCTGGGTTTAGTATCTATTGTATTATTTGTTCTTGGATTAGGTGTTTTATTAGCATTATTTGTGGAAGATGTGAGGAGTGCACAAATAGCTTCTAGTTATATTATTCTTCCCTTATTCTTCGTAATGTTTATCGGGTTATTCTTGGATATTTCCAGCTATACACACATGAGCAGAATGCTTCTAGCATTAATTCCAATAGTAAATATTGGATTAATGCCGTCATACATATTCATAGATGACCAGGTTTCAATATATATAGCTATAATATCAAGTTTTATTTATGCATTCTTAATCATGTATATCGATTCTAGGCTAGTCAATACTGAAAAGATCTTTACTATAAAACTTTTTAGAAGGAGAAGATGA
- a CDS encoding leucyl aminopeptidase, with protein sequence MTKLKYSLSDKPLEKIDIDTLIVPVISENGKPKIPKEIRDVFQELIDIIIDSGDFRGEEKEVTIVYGKGRIKRLVLAGLGKEPDLETFREAIASATNSIVEKQGVRAGLYLRDLKNVFKVDDLIDNSVLTIEITLFDPGKLFKTESKKLNLREVVLIVDNITEDIEEALKRSAIISDAVNYARRIAESPSSIMNPAKIEEEARKLAEQYGLKIKVFHKEDLEKMGMNGILAVGSGGGVPPRLIILEYRGRNSNEWDYAFVGKTVTFDAGGLNLKPTGYIDNMKYDKSGGAVVLGIMKAVAELKLPVNIVAALPAVENMPGPNAYKPRDIIKMYNGLTVEVGNTDAEGRLILADALSYVDKNYTPKQIFDLATLTGAIVIALGNYAAGLFTEDDDVAKKLYEIGWKIGERVWRMPLWKEYYEQLKSNIADTNNIGGRPAGAITAAAFLSKFISDKKKWVHLDIAGVSWVEKGYPKKPYYKPAATGFGVRLLTYYLLKNLEQL encoded by the coding sequence TTGACTAAATTAAAGTATAGCTTATCTGATAAGCCTTTAGAAAAAATAGATATTGATACTCTAATTGTGCCTGTCATTAGTGAAAATGGTAAGCCTAAGATTCCAAAGGAGATAAGAGATGTTTTTCAAGAACTAATAGATATAATTATTGATAGTGGAGACTTTAGGGGTGAAGAGAAAGAAGTAACGATAGTGTATGGTAAGGGTAGAATTAAGAGATTAGTATTGGCTGGATTAGGTAAGGAACCGGATCTCGAGACTTTTAGAGAAGCTATTGCTTCAGCTACTAATTCCATTGTTGAAAAACAAGGTGTTCGTGCAGGATTATATCTTCGAGACCTGAAAAATGTATTCAAAGTAGATGATTTAATAGATAATTCCGTCTTAACAATTGAAATTACACTATTTGACCCAGGTAAGCTCTTTAAGACTGAAAGCAAAAAGCTCAATCTAAGAGAAGTAGTCTTAATTGTCGATAACATAACTGAAGATATAGAGGAAGCTTTAAAAAGATCAGCTATTATAAGTGATGCAGTAAATTATGCTAGAAGAATAGCAGAGTCACCGAGCTCTATAATGAATCCAGCAAAAATTGAAGAGGAGGCTAGGAAGCTTGCTGAACAGTATGGATTAAAAATTAAGGTTTTCCATAAAGAAGATCTCGAGAAGATGGGGATGAATGGAATTCTAGCTGTAGGTAGTGGTGGAGGAGTTCCTCCTAGGCTGATAATACTCGAATATAGAGGGAGAAACAGTAATGAATGGGATTATGCTTTCGTGGGGAAAACTGTTACTTTCGATGCTGGCGGATTAAATTTGAAGCCTACAGGATACATTGATAATATGAAGTATGATAAGAGTGGTGGAGCAGTTGTTCTAGGAATAATGAAGGCAGTAGCCGAATTAAAACTACCAGTAAATATTGTAGCTGCCCTACCAGCTGTTGAGAACATGCCAGGGCCCAATGCGTATAAACCCAGAGATATTATTAAAATGTATAATGGATTAACAGTTGAAGTAGGAAATACTGATGCTGAAGGCAGACTTATTCTAGCTGATGCATTATCATATGTAGACAAGAATTATACGCCTAAACAAATATTTGATCTAGCAACACTTACTGGAGCAATAGTTATAGCTTTAGGAAACTATGCTGCTGGATTATTTACTGAAGACGATGATGTTGCAAAGAAACTATACGAGATAGGGTGGAAGATTGGCGAACGAGTATGGCGTATGCCTTTGTGGAAAGAATACTATGAACAACTGAAAAGCAATATAGCTGATACCAACAATATTGGGGGAAGACCGGCAGGAGCCATTACTGCCGCAGCTTTCCTAAGTAAGTTTATATCAGATAAGAAGAAATGGGTTCACTTAGATATTGCTGGAGTATCATGGGTTGAGAAAGGCTATCCTAAGAAACCATATTATAAACCAGCAGCCACAGGCTTCGGTGTTAGACTTTTAACGTATTATTTACTCAAAAATCTAGAGCAACTGTAG
- a CDS encoding nucleotidyltransferase family protein, with product MRRYELIVALVLAAGLSRRFPGNKLLFMWEDKPIIRWTVENILNSKNVDKTVVVLGHDEERIRNVLKDLVGDIEFVYNTNYLEGMSSSVKAGIRHVYNKYKDSIEAIIIAPGDTAWAPPEVYDLIVDVFREKKPKIVVAAYNSRRGHPILFNADLINELMSISEETRGLKAITKKYKYETIVVDTIYPGVILDLDTYNDLNRVKYVLKK from the coding sequence ATGAGGCGTTATGAGTTGATCGTAGCATTAGTGCTAGCCGCAGGTCTTAGTAGAAGGTTTCCAGGTAATAAGCTTCTTTTCATGTGGGAAGATAAGCCGATTATTCGGTGGACGGTAGAGAATATTCTAAATAGCAAGAATGTGGATAAAACAGTGGTTGTTTTGGGACATGATGAAGAACGAATACGTAATGTTTTAAAGGATCTGGTTGGCGACATAGAGTTCGTCTACAATACCAATTATCTTGAGGGAATGAGTTCTAGTGTAAAAGCTGGTATAAGACATGTATATAATAAATATAAAGACAGTATTGAAGCAATAATAATTGCACCGGGCGATACTGCATGGGCTCCGCCGGAAGTATATGATTTAATCGTGGATGTATTCAGAGAGAAGAAGCCGAAAATAGTTGTTGCAGCATATAATAGTAGGAGGGGTCACCCAATTCTTTTCAATGCGGATCTAATAAATGAGCTTATGAGTATATCGGAAGAAACAAGAGGATTAAAAGCCATTACTAAAAAATATAAATACGAAACAATAGTAGTGGACACAATTTATCCCGGCGTAATATTGGATCTCGACACATACAATGATCTAAACCGAGTAAAATACGTGTTGAAGAAGTGA